In the Populus trichocarpa isolate Nisqually-1 chromosome 1, P.trichocarpa_v4.1, whole genome shotgun sequence genome, one interval contains:
- the LOC7490718 gene encoding protein DMR6-LIKE OXYGENASE 2: MSPPANLLLADLASTGVKQIPTSYIRPISDRPNLSDVQISDVPIPLIDLHGLNGPNHSLIIEQISQACENDGFFQVKNHGIPEEMIGNVMNIARQFFHLPASERLKNYSDDPTKNTRLSTSFNVKTEQISSWRDFLRLHCYPLEDYIHEWPCNPPSFRRDVAEYCTSIRGLVLKLLEAISESLGLERDHIDKNLGKHGQHMAMNYYPPCPQPELTYGLPGHTDPNLITILLQDDVPGLQVLRNGKWIAVNPIPNTFIINIGDQMQVLSNDRYKSVLHRAVVNCNKERISIPTFYCPSKDAVIGPPKELIDDDHPAVYRDFTYGEYYERFWNRGLVKECCLDLFKASTDS, encoded by the exons ATGTCTCCCCCTGCTAATCTACTACTAGCCGACCTTGCATCAACAGGTGTAAAGCAAATTCCTACTAGCTACATCCGCCCCATCTCCGACCGCCCCAATCTCTCCGATGTTCAGATTTCCGACGTCCCCATTCCTCTAATTGACCTTCACGGCCTTAATGGTCCTAACCATTCTCTTATAATCGAACAAATTAGCCAAGCTTGCGAAAACGATGGCTTCTTCCAG GTGAAGAATCATGGGATACCAGAGGAAATGATCGGTAACGTCATGAACATAGCTAGGCAATTCTTCCATTTGCCTGCAAGTGAAAGGTTAAAAAATTACTCTGATGATCCTACTAAGAACACCAGGTTGTCTACAAGCTTTAATGTTAAGACAGAACAGATTTCTAGTTGGAGAGATTTCTTGCGACTTCATTGTTACCCTCTTGAAGATTACATACATGAATGGCCTTGCAATCCCCCATCATTCAG GAGAGATGTGGCTGAATATTGTACAAGTATTAGAGGTCTTGTGTTAAAACTGCTCGAGGCCATATCAGAAAGTTTGGGGCTGGAAAGAGACCACATAGATAAGAACTTAGGCAAGCATGGACAGCATATGGCTATGAACTACTATCCACCGTGTCCACAGCCAGAGCTCACGTATGGATTGCCAGGACATACCGACCCTAATTTAATCACCATTCTTTTGCAAGATGACGTGCCTGGATTGCAGGTTCTGAGGAATGGCAAGTGGATTGCTGTGAATCCCATTCCCAATACCTTCATTATCAACATTGGTGATCAAATGCAG GTACTTAGCAACGACCGTTACAAGAGCGTGCTTCATCGAGCAGTGGTGAACTGTAACAAAGAGCGAATATCTATACCAACATTCTACTGTCCTTCGAAAGATGCTGTCATAGGCCCCCCTAAAGAGCTAATTGACGACGATCATCCAGCAGTTTACAGAGATTTTACATATGGTGAATACTATGAGAGGTTTTGGAATAGAGGACTCGTTAAAGAATGCTGCTTAGACTTGTTCAAAGCCTCTACTgattcatga